Proteins from a single region of Synechococcus sp. WH 8109:
- the recJ gene encoding single-stranded-DNA-specific exonuclease RecJ, whose product MPAVPLHWSWSLPAVVEPSPLRGLDLPLSLRCLLRRRGFSSTSEAESFLFPGDLPPTRDHFPDLEQACTRLVTACRSRERVAICGDYDADGMTSTALLLRALAPLGAEPEPAIPSRMEEGYGLNPVMVQRLYDDGVRLLVTVDNGVAAREALELAASLSMQVIVTDHHTIPAERPPMTALIHPATTPEGSPYRGLAGVGLAYVLAHAVADVLNKPEAIRVARDLFCIGTVADMAPLVGANRSWLLEGLNHLHRSECKGVQALQRLAGLGERPLTAEDIGFQLAPRINAVGRLGEPRLVVDLLTAEDPDSAMALARRCDDYNRQRRDLCDAIEAEAVALVEAESSDALPSFLLLAQSHWHHGVIGIVAARLMERYHRPTALLAGDGDGSLRASVRGPIGFAVDRALSKCSDLLTRFGGHPAAGGFTVKAEFVHALHERLCAEADGWLMTQAQGRPVQPDALLQLKDVNWDLWRHLQSLAPFGIGHPKPLFWSRRVSVEDRRDLKGGHLALTLRQGESERRAIAWRWDPSAAVPACCDVAYSISINRWQGEQRLQLELKAIRAHTELVLIDRGTRQYTAQLTKTSGLKLTNGEGVTLQASIQQEQSLTSDNDLARDQRVIQLIEEACLGLGLRP is encoded by the coding sequence TTGCCGGCTGTTCCGCTCCACTGGTCCTGGTCCCTTCCAGCCGTGGTGGAACCATCGCCATTGCGAGGACTTGATTTGCCGCTGTCGCTGCGATGCTTGCTGCGGCGTAGGGGATTCAGCTCAACATCCGAGGCCGAGAGCTTTCTCTTTCCTGGTGATCTGCCACCCACACGCGATCATTTCCCCGATCTCGAGCAGGCCTGTACGCGCTTGGTAACGGCCTGCCGATCCCGTGAACGCGTCGCCATCTGTGGTGATTACGACGCTGATGGGATGACCAGCACAGCGTTGTTACTGCGGGCATTGGCCCCATTGGGTGCTGAGCCGGAACCCGCCATTCCCTCGCGGATGGAGGAGGGATATGGCCTCAATCCCGTCATGGTGCAGCGGCTCTACGACGATGGCGTGCGACTGCTGGTCACCGTTGATAACGGTGTTGCCGCGAGGGAAGCCCTCGAACTGGCCGCAAGTTTGTCCATGCAGGTGATCGTGACCGATCACCACACGATCCCGGCGGAACGGCCGCCCATGACCGCGCTCATTCACCCGGCCACCACCCCGGAGGGCTCGCCTTACCGCGGACTCGCCGGTGTGGGGCTGGCCTATGTGCTGGCCCATGCTGTTGCCGATGTGCTGAACAAACCAGAAGCCATCCGCGTTGCACGCGATCTGTTCTGCATCGGCACGGTTGCCGATATGGCTCCTTTGGTAGGGGCCAACCGCAGTTGGTTGCTGGAGGGGCTGAACCACCTGCATCGTTCTGAGTGCAAGGGGGTGCAAGCGCTTCAGCGCCTGGCGGGTCTCGGGGAACGTCCGCTGACGGCAGAAGACATCGGTTTTCAGCTTGCACCAAGAATCAATGCAGTGGGCCGCCTTGGGGAACCTAGGCTTGTGGTGGATCTGCTCACGGCTGAGGATCCCGATTCAGCGATGGCCCTCGCACGCCGTTGTGATGATTACAACCGCCAGCGACGGGATCTCTGCGACGCGATTGAAGCGGAGGCCGTGGCTCTGGTGGAAGCGGAGTCCAGTGACGCTCTCCCCTCATTCCTGTTGTTGGCGCAAAGCCACTGGCACCACGGAGTGATTGGCATTGTTGCTGCGCGGCTGATGGAGCGCTATCACCGCCCCACCGCTCTTCTGGCCGGTGATGGAGATGGAAGCCTGCGGGCTTCGGTACGAGGACCCATCGGTTTCGCGGTGGATCGTGCCCTCTCTAAATGCAGTGATCTACTGACCCGCTTTGGAGGCCATCCCGCTGCCGGGGGATTCACTGTCAAAGCGGAGTTTGTGCATGCCCTGCATGAGCGCCTCTGCGCCGAAGCCGATGGGTGGTTGATGACCCAGGCCCAGGGGCGTCCCGTGCAACCCGACGCTCTCCTGCAGTTGAAGGATGTGAACTGGGATCTGTGGCGCCACTTGCAATCCCTGGCCCCCTTCGGCATCGGTCATCCCAAACCTCTGTTCTGGTCACGACGGGTGAGCGTTGAGGATCGGCGCGACCTCAAAGGAGGACACCTGGCCCTAACGCTGCGCCAGGGTGAGAGTGAGCGTCGCGCCATCGCCTGGCGATGGGATCCATCGGCGGCTGTTCCCGCATGCTGTGACGTGGCTTACAGCATTTCGATCAACCGTTGGCAGGGTGAGCAGCGGCTGCAGCTGGAGCTCAAGGCCATCCGTGCCCATACGGAGTTGGTGTTGATCGACCGCGGCACACGCCAGTACACCGCCCAGTTGACGAAAACCTCAGGGCTGAAGCTCACCAATGGCGAGGGTGTGACGCTTCAGGCAAGCATTCAACAAGAACAATCCCTCACCAGCGACAACGACCTGGCGAGGGATCAGCGGGTGATTCAGTTGATCGAAGAAGCCTGCCTGGGATTAGGACTACGTCCTTAA
- the ftsH gene encoding ATP-dependent zinc metalloprotease FtsH produces the protein MASGSDDSSGSAAPQKAQPSSIQGFWTKQDTVSYSTLLSDIDAKEIKQLDLVPGRREVRVQYNDGRRVTVPIFANDNQILRAAESSGTPLTVVDIRREQAGRELAGTLMLVLLVVVGLSFLLKRSAQMANKALGFGRSQPRLKPQEDLQLRFEDVAGINDARLELEEVVTFLNQPEAFIRLGAKIPRGVLLIGPPGTGKTLLAKAIAGEAGVPFFSIAASEFVELFVGVGASRVRDLFRQAKEKSPCIVFIDEIDAVGRQRGAGIGGGNDEREQTLNQLLTEMDGFEENSGVILLAATNRADVLDAALLRPGRFDRRIDVGLPDRRGREAILAVHARTRPLDDSVSLSDWASRTPGFSGADLANLLNEAAILTARQNMLSIGQFQLEGALERITMGLSNRPLQDSAKKRLIAYHEVGHALVASLLPAANSVDKVTILPRGGAGGYTRFMPDEEVLDSGLITRSSCLADLVVALGGRAAEQVVFGSLEITQGASGDLQIVAQLAREMVTRFGFSSLGPMALEGPGTEVFLGRDWFNQRPGYAESTGQAIDAQIRQLAKSALAQAIALLEPRRELMDELVGVLIAEETINGDRFRDIAGLA, from the coding sequence GTGGCATCAGGTTCGGACGACTCCAGTGGTTCCGCGGCCCCTCAGAAGGCTCAACCTTCTTCGATTCAGGGTTTTTGGACGAAGCAGGACACGGTGAGTTACTCCACCCTGCTGAGTGATATCGATGCGAAAGAGATCAAACAGTTGGATCTTGTGCCCGGTCGACGGGAGGTAAGAGTCCAATACAACGATGGCCGAAGGGTCACCGTTCCCATTTTCGCCAACGACAACCAAATTCTTCGTGCCGCTGAAAGCTCCGGCACGCCCCTGACGGTTGTTGACATACGCCGCGAACAAGCAGGACGCGAACTGGCGGGAACCCTGATGTTGGTCCTGCTGGTGGTGGTCGGCTTGTCGTTTCTGCTGAAGCGTTCGGCTCAAATGGCGAACAAAGCTCTTGGGTTTGGGCGCAGTCAACCTCGGTTAAAACCCCAGGAAGACCTTCAGCTTCGTTTTGAGGATGTTGCCGGCATCAATGATGCGCGACTGGAACTTGAGGAGGTGGTCACCTTTCTCAATCAGCCCGAAGCTTTCATCCGCCTGGGCGCCAAGATCCCTCGGGGGGTGCTGCTAATAGGCCCCCCTGGAACCGGGAAAACGCTTCTTGCCAAGGCGATTGCAGGCGAGGCGGGCGTGCCGTTCTTCTCCATCGCGGCCTCTGAGTTTGTTGAGCTATTCGTGGGTGTTGGCGCGAGCAGGGTTCGCGATCTGTTCCGCCAAGCCAAGGAAAAATCCCCTTGCATCGTTTTCATTGACGAGATCGACGCTGTGGGTCGCCAGCGGGGTGCTGGTATAGGCGGCGGAAACGATGAACGGGAGCAGACCCTCAACCAACTCCTGACGGAGATGGACGGCTTTGAGGAAAACTCCGGTGTGATTCTGCTGGCGGCCACAAACCGTGCCGACGTGCTCGACGCCGCACTGTTGCGACCAGGACGCTTCGACCGGCGCATTGATGTGGGCCTTCCCGATCGGCGAGGTCGCGAAGCCATTCTCGCCGTGCATGCGAGAACTCGCCCCCTCGATGACTCGGTTTCGCTGTCGGATTGGGCGAGCCGCACTCCGGGTTTTTCCGGGGCTGACCTCGCCAATCTGCTCAACGAAGCGGCCATCCTCACGGCCCGCCAGAACATGCTCAGCATCGGTCAGTTCCAGCTGGAGGGGGCCTTGGAGCGGATCACCATGGGGCTGAGCAACCGCCCCTTGCAGGACAGTGCCAAAAAACGGCTCATCGCCTATCACGAAGTGGGTCATGCCCTGGTGGCCAGTCTTCTTCCAGCGGCCAACTCGGTGGATAAAGTCACGATTCTTCCCCGCGGAGGAGCCGGTGGTTATACCCGCTTCATGCCTGACGAGGAGGTGCTTGATTCCGGGTTGATCACCCGCTCCTCCTGCCTCGCTGATCTGGTGGTGGCCCTGGGAGGACGAGCGGCTGAGCAAGTGGTTTTCGGATCGCTCGAGATCACCCAGGGTGCCAGTGGAGATCTCCAGATAGTGGCGCAACTGGCACGGGAGATGGTGACGCGCTTTGGCTTTTCCAGCCTCGGACCGATGGCCCTCGAGGGCCCGGGTACGGAGGTTTTTCTGGGGCGCGATTGGTTTAACCAACGGCCGGGATACGCCGAATCCACTGGCCAAGCCATTGACGCTCAAATCCGCCAGCTCGCAAAGAGTGCTCTGGCGCAGGCCATCGCCCTGCTGGAGCCTCGCCGTGAGTTGATGGATGAGCTTGTGGGCGTTTTGATTGCCGAGGAAACGATCAACGGTGATCGATTCAGAGACATCGCTGGCCTCGCATGA
- a CDS encoding UPF0182 family protein has product MRRLLLLLPLVVVAARMQIEWLWFDQFAWSDVLLKRWLLQLLFAGLSMLPLLAAQAWSRQFRQNTSISSKTMSLTGWSYGFTLLVSGGAVLLSALLTLDLLALAIRDPFQLGEWQPIPGLQHSISSAAGLVRAGAIGIAMAWPRLRLWLARIVAGSLVAVVSRAWGLWSLALWIPDESTKDPLLGADLSFGLGRFAGLHLALELLLLAAAFTLAFELWRVLACSKSISDWASPAFAARQIQLIRLLSALLLFGAAGQVWLSRHQLLWTQHGLVAGAGWLQAHMTLPLRGFATLLLVLIACALLVPCRRRLRQGLALGLVSLVVLETVATPLTRWLVVRPREFSLQERYLKNAIEATQWGFQLDQIKSQVVDPTRFSAADREQGVSTLENVRLWDSSPLLEANRQLQQLRVYYRFSNAAVDRYPLNENSDSSQQVILSARELDQSALPRQSKTWQNRHFIFTHGYGFTVSPVNDRSSDGLPSYFIKGLGPETLIEGNPELGIERSEVQKAIPVGDAAIYYGMLPSPYAIAPTQIEEFDYPEGDINVMTHYQGSGGVPIGTWLQRLAAAVYLRDPRLLITTTINADSKLLIRRDVRSRVKAIAPFIDFRGEPYLISIPNPQRDSSNTATATSEQRSQHQYWVVEGYTHSSTLPYSAAVSADDPDRYLRNSVKAIVDAYNGSIRFFISEPEDPIVMAWAHAFPDLMEPMEAMPKPYLDHRRVPEDFFNAQVNQLKRYHVSNPRIFYNGDDVWQVPSEIYGGRKVDVAPYHITAQLQSNDNSEFLLLQPLTPLSRPNLTAWLVARNDGDHYGELKLIDFPKDKYIPGPEQVQALIHQDPDVSEQFGLWDQEDLELLQGNLLVLPVGSGLLYVEPVYLRTKKVGLPSLARIVVSDGRLVAMDRDLNLALDQLMKKAPPV; this is encoded by the coding sequence ATGAGACGCCTCCTCCTTCTGCTGCCGCTGGTTGTTGTTGCAGCCCGGATGCAGATCGAGTGGCTCTGGTTCGATCAGTTCGCCTGGAGCGACGTTCTCCTCAAGCGCTGGCTCCTGCAGCTTCTCTTCGCGGGGTTGTCGATGCTGCCGCTGCTGGCAGCCCAGGCCTGGTCCAGGCAATTCAGGCAAAACACGTCGATTTCATCGAAGACGATGAGCCTGACCGGATGGTCCTATGGATTCACGCTGTTAGTCAGTGGTGGTGCTGTGCTGCTCAGTGCCTTGCTGACGCTGGATCTGTTGGCGTTGGCCATCCGCGATCCGTTTCAACTTGGGGAATGGCAGCCAATTCCTGGGCTCCAACACAGCATCAGCTCAGCTGCAGGACTCGTTCGGGCAGGGGCGATAGGGATTGCGATGGCCTGGCCGCGGTTGAGGCTGTGGCTGGCACGGATCGTGGCGGGATCGCTGGTGGCTGTCGTCAGCCGGGCCTGGGGCCTCTGGTCGCTTGCTCTCTGGATTCCCGATGAATCCACGAAAGACCCCTTGCTGGGAGCGGATCTGAGCTTCGGCTTGGGGCGTTTTGCCGGATTGCATCTGGCCCTAGAGCTGCTGCTCTTGGCTGCCGCGTTCACCCTCGCCTTTGAGCTCTGGCGGGTGCTGGCTTGCTCAAAATCGATTTCTGACTGGGCCAGTCCAGCCTTTGCTGCGCGACAGATCCAACTGATCAGGTTGCTGTCGGCGCTTCTGCTGTTCGGAGCGGCGGGGCAGGTGTGGTTATCAAGGCATCAGCTCCTGTGGACACAACACGGCCTGGTGGCAGGGGCGGGCTGGTTACAGGCCCACATGACCCTTCCATTACGTGGCTTCGCCACATTGCTGCTGGTGTTGATCGCATGTGCACTTCTCGTACCGTGCCGGCGACGCCTCCGTCAGGGCCTTGCACTGGGCTTGGTCTCTCTTGTGGTGCTGGAAACGGTGGCAACACCGCTAACGCGCTGGCTGGTGGTGCGGCCAAGGGAATTTTCTCTGCAAGAGCGCTATCTGAAAAATGCCATTGAGGCCACGCAATGGGGCTTCCAGTTAGATCAAATCAAGAGTCAGGTCGTCGACCCGACAAGGTTCAGCGCCGCTGATCGCGAGCAAGGTGTTAGCACGCTCGAAAATGTGCGCCTCTGGGACAGCAGTCCTCTGCTGGAAGCCAACCGGCAACTCCAGCAACTAAGGGTGTACTACCGCTTTTCCAATGCAGCTGTTGATCGCTACCCGCTGAATGAAAACAGCGATTCGTCGCAGCAAGTGATCCTCTCAGCCCGCGAATTGGATCAATCCGCGTTACCGCGTCAATCCAAAACCTGGCAGAACCGTCACTTCATCTTCACGCACGGCTATGGATTCACCGTCAGTCCGGTGAATGACCGAAGCAGTGATGGCCTTCCCTCGTATTTCATTAAAGGTCTTGGCCCAGAAACACTCATTGAGGGAAATCCGGAACTGGGTATTGAACGTTCGGAGGTACAGAAGGCCATCCCCGTTGGTGATGCAGCGATCTATTACGGGATGCTTCCTTCGCCCTATGCCATCGCTCCAACGCAGATTGAAGAATTCGACTACCCCGAAGGCGACATCAATGTGATGACGCACTATCAGGGATCAGGCGGAGTGCCGATTGGAACTTGGCTTCAACGATTAGCAGCGGCTGTTTATCTGCGTGACCCTCGATTGCTGATCACCACAACGATCAATGCTGATTCCAAACTTTTGATCCGGCGTGATGTGCGCAGTCGCGTTAAGGCAATCGCCCCCTTCATTGATTTTCGCGGTGAGCCCTACCTGATCTCCATTCCAAACCCTCAGAGAGACAGCTCAAACACCGCCACCGCGACTTCAGAACAACGCAGCCAACATCAGTATTGGGTTGTCGAGGGTTACACCCACAGTTCAACGCTGCCCTACAGCGCAGCGGTCTCAGCAGATGATCCCGATAGGTATTTAAGAAACTCAGTGAAGGCCATTGTTGATGCTTATAACGGCAGCATTCGGTTTTTCATATCGGAACCTGAGGATCCAATTGTGATGGCCTGGGCTCACGCTTTTCCAGACTTGATGGAGCCGATGGAGGCAATGCCAAAACCTTATCTTGATCACCGCAGAGTTCCTGAGGACTTCTTCAATGCACAGGTCAATCAATTGAAGCGTTACCACGTTTCAAATCCCAGAATTTTCTACAATGGTGATGATGTTTGGCAGGTGCCAAGCGAGATCTACGGGGGCCGCAAAGTAGATGTTGCTCCTTATCACATCACGGCTCAGCTTCAAAGCAACGACAACTCCGAATTTCTCCTGCTCCAACCCCTGACACCTTTATCAAGGCCAAATCTCACGGCTTGGTTGGTGGCTCGCAACGATGGCGATCACTACGGTGAATTGAAACTGATCGACTTTCCCAAAGACAAATACATTCCCGGCCCGGAACAGGTTCAGGCTCTAATTCATCAGGATCCAGATGTGAGCGAGCAGTTTGGTTTATGGGATCAGGAGGATCTGGAACTCCTGCAGGGGAATCTGCTTGTGCTTCCCGTGGGCTCCGGACTTCTCTATGTGGAACCGGTGTATCTGCGTACCAAGAAGGTTGGGCTGCCTTCCCTGGCAAGGATTGTTGTGAGTGACGGTCGATTGGTCGCCATGGACCGCGACCTCAATCTTGCTTTGGATCAACTCATGAAAAAAGCCCCACCCGTTTGA
- a CDS encoding TMEM165/GDT1 family protein: protein MDFPLLISTFLTVFLAELGDKTQLATVAISGTSNRPLAVFLGSSSALVLASLLGAFAGGSVATVIPSDLLQLLASLGFLVIGGRLLIPLVRDGEANTDGDQTSES, encoded by the coding sequence ATGGATTTTCCCCTTCTGATCTCCACGTTCTTGACCGTGTTCCTGGCTGAACTCGGTGACAAGACCCAACTCGCCACTGTTGCTATCAGTGGCACGTCCAATCGCCCCCTGGCCGTGTTTCTCGGCTCATCATCTGCGTTGGTTCTGGCCAGTTTGCTGGGGGCCTTTGCCGGTGGTTCCGTTGCGACGGTGATTCCCAGCGACCTGCTCCAGCTGCTCGCCTCCCTGGGTTTCCTCGTGATCGGCGGCCGCTTGCTGATTCCTCTCGTCCGTGATGGTGAAGCCAACACTGACGGGGATCAAACTTCTGAGTCCTAA
- the rpmF gene encoding 50S ribosomal protein L32 — translation MAVPKKKTSKAKRNQRSATWKAKAAVAAQRAMSIGKSVLSGRAQGFVYPVSESEDGES, via the coding sequence ATGGCCGTCCCGAAGAAGAAAACATCAAAGGCCAAGCGCAACCAGCGCAGCGCCACCTGGAAGGCCAAGGCAGCCGTTGCCGCCCAGCGCGCCATGTCCATCGGCAAGTCTGTGCTGAGTGGCCGCGCCCAGGGTTTTGTCTATCCGGTGAGTGAGTCCGAAGACGGCGAATCCTGA
- a CDS encoding HAD-IA family hydrolase yields MPLLLLKVNRLSAVFWDVDGTLADTEMDGHRPAFNLAFKELDLPLVWNEALYNRLLTIPGGLRRVKFHAEACGVHLSQEQLEQVRDRKCVHYLERVRQGHVHLRPGVKRLLQELSRAGVQQWIVTSSGSASVMALLEQIKMQIPSFDGVVTSDEVASGKPAPDGYLLALERSGANSAASLAVEDSAAGLSAARAAGLRCLLTPSPWDVHALRDSGDEAAAVLDHLGEPGQPATVLSGPSCQEGAVTLKYLEFLLSVPDR; encoded by the coding sequence GTGCCGTTGCTGCTCCTCAAGGTGAACAGGCTTTCAGCGGTCTTTTGGGATGTGGATGGCACCTTGGCCGACACGGAAATGGACGGTCATCGACCGGCCTTCAACCTGGCCTTCAAGGAGCTGGATCTCCCCCTTGTTTGGAATGAAGCGCTGTACAACAGGCTGCTGACGATTCCCGGCGGACTCCGCAGGGTGAAATTTCATGCTGAAGCCTGTGGGGTGCACCTCAGCCAGGAGCAACTGGAACAGGTGCGTGATCGCAAATGCGTCCATTACCTGGAACGGGTCCGCCAAGGACATGTGCATCTCCGTCCCGGAGTGAAGAGGCTTTTGCAGGAGTTGAGCAGGGCCGGCGTGCAGCAGTGGATCGTCACCTCCAGCGGATCGGCGTCGGTGATGGCTCTCCTGGAACAGATAAAGATGCAAATTCCCAGCTTCGATGGGGTGGTGACATCGGATGAAGTTGCTTCGGGCAAGCCAGCACCGGACGGCTACCTACTCGCTCTCGAACGTAGTGGGGCCAATAGTGCTGCCAGCCTCGCCGTCGAAGATTCTGCTGCAGGTCTCTCGGCAGCAAGAGCCGCAGGTCTCCGTTGTCTGCTGACCCCTTCCCCCTGGGATGTCCATGCTTTGCGTGATTCCGGTGACGAGGCCGCTGCGGTGTTGGATCACCTGGGGGAACCTGGACAACCAGCAACCGTGCTTTCCGGTCCCTCTTGCCAGGAGGGGGCAGTAACGCTGAAGTATCTGGAGTTCCTGCTTTCGGTGCCGGATCGATGA
- a CDS encoding peroxiredoxin has product MTDTGCLRVGQQAPDFTATAVVDQEFKEVTLSQYRGKYVVLFFYPLDFTFVCPTEITAFSDRYADFSSKNTEVLGVSVDSQFSHLAWIQTPRNQGGLGDINYPLVADLKKEISTAYNVLDEAEGVALRGLFIIDPDGVIMHATINNLPVGRNVDETLRVLQAFQYVQSNPDEVCPANWTPGEKTMKPDPKGSKEYFSSIG; this is encoded by the coding sequence ATGACCGACACCGGTTGCTTGCGTGTGGGCCAGCAGGCCCCTGATTTCACAGCCACCGCTGTGGTGGACCAGGAGTTCAAGGAAGTCACCCTGTCCCAGTACCGGGGCAAGTACGTGGTGCTGTTCTTCTATCCGCTGGATTTCACCTTCGTTTGTCCCACTGAGATCACGGCCTTCAGCGACCGCTACGCCGATTTCTCCAGCAAGAACACCGAGGTACTCGGCGTTTCCGTGGACAGCCAGTTCAGCCACCTGGCCTGGATCCAGACCCCTCGCAATCAGGGTGGCCTGGGCGATATCAACTATCCCCTCGTTGCCGATCTGAAGAAGGAAATCTCCACGGCCTACAACGTTCTCGACGAGGCTGAGGGTGTTGCCCTTCGTGGTCTGTTCATCATCGACCCTGACGGTGTGATCATGCACGCCACCATCAACAATCTGCCTGTTGGACGGAACGTTGATGAAACCCTGCGCGTTCTGCAGGCCTTCCAGTACGTGCAGTCCAACCCCGACGAGGTTTGCCCTGCTAACTGGACTCCTGGCGAAAAGACCATGAAGCCTGACCCTAAGGGTTCCAAGGAGTACTTCTCCTCTATCGGCTGA
- the psb30 gene encoding photosystem II reaction center protein Ycf12/Psb30, translated as MGFDIHLIANFAALAMITIAGPAVIFILFYRRGAL; from the coding sequence ATGGGCTTTGACATTCACCTGATCGCTAACTTTGCCGCCCTGGCGATGATCACCATTGCCGGTCCCGCTGTCATCTTCATCCTCTTCTACCGCCGCGGCGCACTCTGA
- a CDS encoding DUF565 domain-containing protein has translation MSSIQRTRLAGLQNAWGAGIRRSWSGPWWRRSASLLLLLLGFFIGSNLPVYILDAVELRTYTAIYALIACELMVLGRRRLPWLDNLRLGFVYAVVLEAFKVGS, from the coding sequence ATGAGCTCAATCCAGCGCACACGTCTGGCGGGGCTTCAGAACGCGTGGGGCGCTGGCATCCGGCGGTCCTGGTCTGGCCCCTGGTGGCGCCGCAGCGCTTCGTTACTACTGCTGCTGCTCGGATTTTTCATCGGCAGCAACCTTCCCGTATACATCCTGGATGCTGTTGAACTCAGGACTTACACGGCGATTTATGCCCTCATCGCCTGTGAATTGATGGTTCTTGGGCGCCGTCGTCTTCCCTGGCTCGACAACCTCCGGCTTGGGTTCGTTTACGCCGTTGTTCTGGAGGCGTTCAAAGTTGGATCCTGA
- a CDS encoding TMEM165/GDT1 family protein: MTSEQTSPESRSFAAVLFSTFTTVFVAELGDKTQLATLLLSAQSGSPVLVFIGAALALIASSLVGVLVGQWLAKTLPPERLELMAGVLMVALGIWLGLQAASSLWLNAAR; the protein is encoded by the coding sequence TTGACGAGTGAGCAAACAAGCCCTGAGTCGCGCAGCTTTGCTGCCGTGCTGTTCAGCACTTTCACCACCGTCTTCGTGGCTGAACTTGGCGACAAAACACAGTTGGCAACCCTGTTGCTCTCGGCCCAGTCCGGCTCTCCTGTTCTGGTGTTTATCGGTGCCGCACTGGCGTTGATTGCCTCCAGCCTTGTGGGCGTTCTCGTGGGTCAATGGTTGGCCAAAACTCTTCCGCCTGAGCGTCTTGAACTGATGGCTGGGGTGTTGATGGTGGCGCTCGGCATCTGGCTCGGTCTCCAGGCCGCCAGCTCCCTTTGGCTCAATGCAGCGCGTTGA
- a CDS encoding YkgJ family cysteine cluster protein — translation MSRETPQWTCIKHCGACCRLAPEERADALAALSEEQQRTYLAMVGPDGWCIHYDTGSQRCTIYEERPDFCRVSGLGRLFDVPDDQFDAFAITCCQQQIRSTYGGRSGVMRKFKRAQTAGGSLDE, via the coding sequence ATGAGCCGAGAGACACCGCAATGGACCTGCATCAAACACTGTGGAGCCTGTTGTCGACTCGCTCCAGAGGAACGAGCTGATGCCCTGGCGGCCTTGAGCGAAGAGCAACAACGCACCTATCTGGCCATGGTTGGCCCTGACGGCTGGTGCATCCACTACGACACGGGCAGTCAGCGCTGCACGATTTATGAGGAGCGTCCTGATTTTTGTCGTGTCAGTGGTCTGGGCCGTCTTTTTGACGTTCCCGATGATCAGTTCGATGCCTTCGCCATCACCTGTTGCCAACAACAGATCCGCAGCACCTACGGCGGCCGCAGTGGCGTGATGCGTAAGTTCAAGCGCGCTCAGACCGCGGGAGGTTCTCTTGACGAGTGA